The genomic DNA ATGCACTTATTTGCAATTTTCTCTACGATAATAGGAGGTCATTTAGCCAAATAACGGAACCACAGTCCGTACGCATTAGTTATTACCGCTTTTTCGCCAAATAACGGATCTACGGTCCATTCAGTCAATTGCGTACCAAATCCAGTCAGTTGCACATCAATCCAATCCATCTCACACCGACCTCCGCACCCAGCACATACGGTGTTACACCATGTCCAGCGAAACCCAACTCCCGCCATTTTCTCTTGCCGCAACAAAAAAAAAGACCGTGCTCAAAAACACAGTCTTTTTCACATCTATAGGTTATGATATTAATTCGCAATCATGCCCAGGTCGGTTGTACTTTAAGCATCGGGAGCTCATCCTTCTTATGGACAGGAACCCGTTCGCTTTGAGCAGCGGATTCTTTCTCGTCAACAGTGATCCGCCAGATGTCTGCCCCTAGGCCCGAAAGCTTCTCGGCCAAATTCACATAGCCGCGGTCAATATGATGTGTGCCGCTTACTTCCGTGGTACCATCAGCGACGAGCCCGGCAATAATGAGTGCGGCCCCGGCGCGCAAATCCGTAGCGCATACTTTGGCTCCGCTCAGCTTGGCACCGCCTGTGATGATGGAAGTACGTCCTTCCACTTTAATTTCTGCATTCATCAGCGCAAATTGCTCTACGTGCATGAAACGATTTTCAAACACGGTTTCCGTCACCACGCTTGTTCCTTCGGACACAAGCAATAGCGCCATCATTTGCGACTGCATGTCGGTTGGGAAGCCCGGATAAGGCAGCGTTTTGACGTCCACAGCCCTAAGCGGCTTATCTGCTATAACCCGCACACCATTCTCGTGTACTTCAACCTTCGCGCCCATTTCCTCAAGTTTGGCAATGACGGGACCAAGATGATCCGCAATCGCGCCCTCGACAAACACGTTTCCGCCTGTCGTAGCGGCAGCAATCATAAAGGTGCCTGCTTCGATGCGGTCAGGAATTACCGTATGCTCTACGCCGCGCAGTTTCTCCACGCCTTCGATGCGAATGACGCCCGTTCCTGCACCGCGGACGATCGCGCCCATTCCGTTCAAGTAGTTGGCAAGATCCACGATTTCCGGCTCCTTCGCCGCATTCTCGATAACCGTCGTTCCTTCCGCCAGAGTAGCCGCCATCATAATATTCTCCGTTGCCCCAACGCTGGCTACGTCCAGATAAATTTTCGCCCCGCGCAGGCGTCCGTTCGATTTGGCTTCGATAAAGCCCTGCCCTAGATTGATCTCGGCACCCATCGCTTCAAAGCCTTTCAAATGCTGATCAATGGGTCTCGTACCGATCGCGCAGCCTCCAGGAAGAGAAATTCGCGTATAGCCCGTGCGAGTCAACAAAGGTCCCATAACAAGAAAAGATGCCCGCATTTTCCGTACCCATTCGTACGGCGCTTCACAATTCGCGATCTTTTGCGCATTGACCGTAACTACTTCACGATCATATGTAACTGTCGCTCCGAGCGATTCCAAAACTTTGATAATGGTCATCACATCATCTAGCGGCGGGGCATCACGAATTACGCTTACGCCTTCCTCCCCCAGTAGCGATGCTGCGATGATCGGCAGCACAGAATTTTTAGCTCCGCTAACTTTAACGTTCCCGGACAAAATATTGCCGCCGCGGACGATAAATTTGCTCATCTTTGTTTCCCTCCGCGCGTTCATTTTCACCCTTATTTTCGATGCAAAATAAAGGCATCCCGCTCATTTCCCTAAATTTCATCATATCATCGGTAGCTTGAGGCGCACAAGGCTCTAATCTTGTAGGAATAACACGAATCATGAAGAATTTCGTCTTATTCGCAAGCATTTACTAGATCCCCTTGGCGTAATCCTTATTCACCATTGTTGACACAATGTTTTGATGTTATTCGACAAACTTCACTCTGCGTATGACTACGCATTAAGGATCCAAGACCCCCAAAAATCTTGTTAACCCGAATAGTCTAACACACTTATAACCAAAGACTTAGGAATTAAAACATATAGCGAAGCATCTGCGTGTATCCCAAGTACTCCAATATGAAGGCTGCCACAAAACGTCCCAGCACGATGGCCAGAAGCAGATGAAGCAGCTTGCCTTGCGGTCCCTTCGTATGCCGGATGAATAAATCCAGCTTGAGATTTTGCAGCGCCCACCAGGACAGGACAATACAAGCCAGCGATATTAAAATGGCCGTTAAGCCATTCATGCCAACCGAAGTCGGCACTGAATCCATGGGATTCATATCCGCGCCTCCCGCCTTGTTCTATACTTATGCAACCGCCCCAGAAAGGGTTAAAACACTATAAATATATATCGGCAAGCATAATGTAAAAAATTTATAGACCCTATATATCATACTTGCCTGAGTGATAATAATCCAGTCTTTCTTTTCGCTCAGAGCGCTTCCAATTGTATATTTATTTAAAAGCTCTTTCACCCTGCTGCAATCGCAAAAACATACTCAGAATTATTTCCTCATAGCGGTCACAAGGAGCCTGTTTCATTCTTCATGATCGACATTTTCTGCTTCAAAGCAACATAATTCTATGTTACAAAAAAATATTCGTTTCCGCTACATCGAATTTGCAGCCGTGGATACTATATCCAAATTCATGCGTTGATGTCAAACATACCGCATTTTCGTATTTTCTGCGGCAATAGCCGCCATAAACCTCATGTAATGTTCTGGGACATTTTTCACGCGTAAACCAGTAAATAGGCTTTAGAGCAAGGTTTCAGTGTGTTTTTTATACTGCCAGGTTCTTATGTCCACGGCAAAGCATTTACTTTCTGCTGAACAATTTTCATTAAAATTATTCAGATTTAGGCCAATGTCCCAAACCCGATTGTATCTTAAGTCGGTCAAAAAAGGTGCCAAGGAAACAGTTATTGTCCACTATTAATTACTACATTTTACAAGTTCTTCTTAATTTATACCTTCTTTTAATAAAGCCTGCAGGGCAGATGGTTGAAGATAGCTGATCGCAGAGGCCCGATTGCGGGTACCCTAAAAAGAAAAAACCGAACACCAGAGTGTTCGGTTTCGCTATAAAATTTACAATTAATGATGCTTTTTGATCTTCGCGTTGCCGGATACATTAATCCGGGTAATCGCCCTTTGCAGAGCCAATTCTGCACGACGGTGATCAATTCGATCCTGATTGCTGCCCGCAGACAACCTGCGCTCAGCACGCTCTCGTGCAGCTACCGCACGATCGACATCGATCTCCTCCGGAAGCTCGGCACTTTCTGCGAGAATGATAACTTTGTCTTTCTGAACTTCAACAAAGCCGCCATGCACCGCAATTGTGGTCGAATCTCCACCGGTTTTGGCCACAATTGGAGCAACCTGAAGCGGTGTTACCAGCGGAACGTGATGCGGCAAAATACCAAGCTCGCCCTCGACACCGCGGACGGTCAGGCTATTCACCTGT from Paenibacillus woosongensis includes the following:
- the murA gene encoding UDP-N-acetylglucosamine 1-carboxyvinyltransferase, producing the protein MSKFIVRGGNILSGNVKVSGAKNSVLPIIAASLLGEEGVSVIRDAPPLDDVMTIIKVLESLGATVTYDREVVTVNAQKIANCEAPYEWVRKMRASFLVMGPLLTRTGYTRISLPGGCAIGTRPIDQHLKGFEAMGAEINLGQGFIEAKSNGRLRGAKIYLDVASVGATENIMMAATLAEGTTVIENAAKEPEIVDLANYLNGMGAIVRGAGTGVIRIEGVEKLRGVEHTVIPDRIEAGTFMIAAATTGGNVFVEGAIADHLGPVIAKLEEMGAKVEVHENGVRVIADKPLRAVDVKTLPYPGFPTDMQSQMMALLLVSEGTSVVTETVFENRFMHVEQFALMNAEIKVEGRTSIITGGAKLSGAKVCATDLRAGAALIIAGLVADGTTEVSGTHHIDRGYVNLAEKLSGLGADIWRITVDEKESAAQSERVPVHKKDELPMLKVQPTWA
- a CDS encoding DUF1146 family protein is translated as MNPMDSVPTSVGMNGLTAILISLACIVLSWWALQNLKLDLFIRHTKGPQGKLLHLLLAIVLGRFVAAFILEYLGYTQMLRYMF
- a CDS encoding F0F1 ATP synthase subunit epsilon, with the protein product MSTFLLEIVTPEHVVFSEQVNSLTVRGVEGELGILPHHVPLVTPLQVAPIVAKTGGDSTTIAVHGGFVEVQKDKVIILAESAELPEEIDVDRAVAARERAERRLSAGSNQDRIDHRRAELALQRAITRINVSGNAKIKKHH